One part of the Mesorhizobium sp. M4B.F.Ca.ET.058.02.1.1 genome encodes these proteins:
- a CDS encoding prepilin peptidase, whose amino-acid sequence MLLAASLLLKALAIPLLVRIAWVDFTTQKISNQNVLLLLCLGLGSLQLLSVAAGSWWDMGLSALAGLLLFVVLFPFWTLRKVGAGDVKLMAVMPFLIGGSGLVVFSLLLLVFALITAVLVKNPFMLPAGMFRLYVQHLDRKGVVPFGVPISLAAICAIGFQIYERWVLASSSGILQQLN is encoded by the coding sequence ATGTTGCTGGCCGCATCGCTACTGCTCAAGGCGCTGGCCATTCCTTTGCTCGTCAGGATCGCCTGGGTCGACTTCACGACGCAGAAGATATCCAATCAGAATGTGCTGCTGTTGCTTTGCCTGGGCCTGGGCTCCCTGCAACTGCTGTCAGTCGCGGCCGGGTCATGGTGGGATATGGGCCTGAGCGCTCTTGCCGGTCTTTTACTATTTGTCGTGCTCTTCCCTTTCTGGACCTTGCGCAAGGTCGGCGCTGGCGACGTCAAGCTGATGGCGGTTATGCCTTTTTTGATCGGCGGCAGCGGTCTCGTCGTTTTTTCTCTTCTCTTGCTGGTGTTTGCCCTGATCACGGCCGTGCTCGTGAAGAACCCTTTCATGCTGCCGGCAGGTATGTTCCGCCTCTATGTCCAGCATCTCGACCGCAAGGGCGTGGTGCCGTTCGGTGTGCCGATTTCGCTCGCGGCAATCTGCGCGATAGGGTTCCAGATATACGAACGTTGGGTGCTGGCCAGCAGCTCCGGAATTCTACAGCAGCTCAACTGA
- a CDS encoding tetratricopeptide repeat protein: protein MRWRNAAAAGLLIMAIAGCQTDPTDGVVRTNEPSKGDVTSFGDTFDGLKTVSDVDYYASDQAVAEAKTQFRSENYGNAGALFYKATRLAPNDGVAWLGLAASCDRIRRFDLADLAYSRAYKLLGATPEYYNNLGYSYLLRGKLQNARSNFLKAYELAPNDPTVANNLKLLSSSVQNIER from the coding sequence ATGAGATGGCGAAATGCGGCCGCAGCCGGCCTGTTAATCATGGCGATTGCCGGCTGCCAGACGGACCCGACTGACGGTGTTGTTCGCACCAACGAACCCTCCAAGGGCGATGTCACGTCCTTTGGCGATACATTCGATGGGCTGAAGACAGTCAGCGATGTCGACTACTATGCTTCGGACCAGGCCGTCGCCGAGGCCAAGACGCAGTTCCGCTCTGAAAACTACGGCAATGCCGGCGCGCTGTTCTACAAGGCCACGCGCCTGGCGCCCAATGACGGCGTCGCCTGGCTGGGTCTTGCCGCCTCCTGCGACCGCATTCGCCGTTTCGACCTCGCCGATCTTGCCTACAGCCGCGCCTACAAGCTGCTTGGCGCGACGCCCGAATATTACAACAATCTCGGCTATTCCTATCTGCTGCGAGGCAAGCTGCAGAATGCGCGCTCCAATTTCCTGAAGGCCTACGAATTGGCGCCGAACGACCCGACCGTTGCCAACAACCTGAAGCTCCTGTCCTCCAGCGTGCAGAACATCGAGCGCTAG
- a CDS encoding type II secretion system F family protein: protein MFSNTQDISFLVSLAVFLAAVALFLFGALVFLPALQTRKLVAQSLMAEGIADRRSLAGQEHLAKIAAQKPIDAYFRTVEKERGEPNALEAKLFRAGFYQSSAPLIYTLTRIAAVAIGFLVAYTLLSRVLPAQMPSFIAFAGAGLFGLACLVVPSIALDRFEKAQMQIYRRGFPDFMDMMITCADAGMSLEAAVERVSNELAGTHKWLGIQLSIMNLQLRAGKPLREALRDLADRIGLDEARALAVLFRQSEELGTSLTDALRVYSDEMRSQRILRAEERANALPVKMMIPLGLCIFPVVLMVIMLPVIIRMRGIFF from the coding sequence CTGTTTTCGAATACGCAGGACATAAGCTTCCTGGTTTCCCTAGCTGTCTTCCTGGCGGCGGTGGCATTGTTCCTGTTCGGCGCCCTTGTCTTTTTGCCGGCGTTGCAGACGCGAAAGCTGGTCGCGCAAAGTCTGATGGCGGAGGGAATTGCCGACCGTCGTTCGCTTGCCGGGCAGGAACATCTGGCCAAGATCGCGGCGCAGAAGCCGATCGACGCCTATTTCCGCACGGTTGAGAAGGAGCGCGGCGAGCCGAATGCCCTTGAGGCGAAGCTCTTTCGGGCCGGCTTCTATCAATCAAGCGCGCCCCTCATCTATACTCTTACGCGCATAGCGGCGGTCGCGATCGGCTTTCTGGTCGCCTACACGCTCCTGTCCCGAGTATTGCCCGCGCAAATGCCCAGCTTTATTGCATTTGCCGGCGCCGGTCTGTTCGGGCTCGCCTGTCTGGTCGTTCCCAGCATCGCGCTTGATCGATTCGAGAAGGCTCAGATGCAGATATATCGTCGCGGGTTTCCCGATTTCATGGATATGATGATCACCTGCGCCGATGCTGGCATGAGCCTGGAGGCAGCGGTCGAGCGTGTCAGCAACGAACTGGCCGGAACCCATAAATGGCTGGGCATCCAGCTTTCGATCATGAATCTGCAACTGCGCGCCGGCAAGCCGCTACGCGAGGCATTGCGCGACCTGGCCGATCGCATCGGCCTCGACGAGGCACGGGCCCTGGCAGTGCTGTTCCGGCAGTCGGAAGAACTCGGCACCAGCCTGACCGACGCGCTGCGCGTCTATAGCGACGAAATGCGCAGCCAGAGAATTCTGCGCGCCGAGGAGCGTGCCAACGCTTTGCCGGTCAAGATGATGATCCCACTGGGGCTATGCATCTTCCCGGTGGTGCTTATGGTCATCATGTTGCCGGTGATCATCCGCATGAGGGGCATTTTCTTCTAG
- a CDS encoding type II secretion system F family protein — translation MLAAASVILAAESLYLSYAGRRVRVGTINRRLKLLAEEAPAEQTLQGLLRERGLTDSGDFVFGFVTLNRLYTQSGITGNPLAFAAMFLLAGLVIALMLTLLFGFSIVTALITFLLVGLVLPLLVLRRARNKRIQKFARQLPDALDMIVRSLRAGHPAPVAISLVAREMPDPLGTEFGIVADEITFGLSLENAVRKLSQRVGFEGLHLLSVSLSIQSKTGGNLTEILHNLSMVLRERQKLRLKIRALSSEGRMSAWIISFFPVVMFLILQIAAPSYYGTVWNNPVILPVFVLFGAWALLGDFIMYRMVNFDF, via the coding sequence TTGCTGCCGAGTCGCTCTATCTGTCTTACGCCGGGCGGCGCGTCAGGGTCGGCACAATCAATCGACGGCTCAAGCTTTTGGCCGAGGAAGCGCCGGCCGAGCAGACCCTACAAGGCCTGTTGCGAGAACGTGGATTGACGGACTCGGGTGACTTTGTTTTCGGCTTCGTCACATTGAACCGGCTCTACACGCAATCCGGCATCACCGGCAATCCACTGGCTTTCGCTGCAATGTTCCTGCTTGCCGGGCTGGTTATCGCATTGATGCTGACACTACTTTTCGGTTTTTCAATCGTCACGGCGCTGATCACATTTTTGTTGGTGGGCCTCGTCCTGCCGCTGCTTGTGCTCAGGCGCGCCCGCAACAAGCGCATCCAGAAGTTCGCCAGGCAGCTCCCGGATGCGCTCGACATGATCGTGCGCTCGCTGCGCGCCGGCCATCCAGCACCGGTGGCGATCAGTCTTGTGGCCCGTGAGATGCCGGATCCGCTTGGCACCGAATTCGGCATCGTTGCGGACGAGATCACCTTCGGGCTCAGTCTGGAAAACGCCGTGCGGAAACTCTCCCAGCGCGTGGGATTTGAAGGCCTTCATCTGCTTTCGGTATCACTCTCCATCCAGTCCAAGACGGGCGGCAATCTAACCGAGATCCTGCACAATCTTTCAATGGTGCTGCGCGAGCGGCAGAAATTGCGCCTCAAGATCAGGGCGCTTTCATCCGAGGGGCGAATGTCGGCGTGGATCATCTCCTTTTTCCCCGTCGTCATGTTCTTGATCCTACAGATCGCCGCCCCATCCTATTACGGCACTGTCTGGAACAATCCGGTCATCCTGCCTGTGTTTGTGCTTTTTGGAGCCTGGGCACTGCTGGGCGACTTCATCATGTACCGCATGGTCAACTTCGACTTCTGA